The Ornithodoros turicata isolate Travis chromosome 7, ASM3712646v1, whole genome shotgun sequence genome includes a region encoding these proteins:
- the LOC135401304 gene encoding chitinase-3-like protein 1: MNATSRRAEEGNRRRATCQHHKAINAFVILGSLAVLLAVYFALSDRTSYETPEESSNAPTERDGDPKGRRHYLVSPDANHTIRFPPYHRVHSKTTTSLLTTKALGTERNSSQSTTAPRTSNETSITSWNVTDSEVLNATNSGATTILTPTNNSFKTLPHTVSNSATTTSASPTNPASATTVSTHTTTSPQNSTHETDHNFTSTIPPLRKGSSTSVAVPTTEYDLTTNVSSNPTNSTVPEMSHVPTSTSTASAEGLFNLNTSTRYNTTQSETTATAGEEAVTFPSVHTPSYNVVCIFNHTSYKRKAPMAFLAAHIPAPYCSHLVYSSAMIAPDSTIKARDAKHDEHEDGFLSALMLKNTYPHLRVLIHIGSTSNDSEVLGRICSTTDGRRTFADNVRTWLVRREYDGIVLDWRHYESTTHFKARSGSVAEALRLALSTKYTFWITIPHDNELRQQYFDLSRLSDSVDGFLVIGDSKSYDAERTSSLDLVNDVLQMRHSGTAGMSNAIYKKVCFPLPIGGRSYTLANATQQGVNSEVSGPGLPGPYTETPGLLAYYEICSRNWTTEVHETFESYTAEGNQWVGFLDVANIEKILWMVIWKHRSSCISIWDVSLDDFRGVCGERYPLSKAVAGWKVRNQDNRRHQHK; encoded by the exons ATGAATGCAACCAGTCGCCGAGCAGAGGAGGGCAACCGGCGTCGTGCAACATGTCAGCACCACAAGGCCATCAATGCGTTCGTCATTCTGGGTTCTCTCGCTGTTTTGCTCGCTGTCTACTTCGCGTTGAGTGACCGCACCAGCTACGAGACACCAGAGGAATCTTCTAACGCGCCAACTGAGCGCGACGGCGACCCTAAGGGGAGACGCCACTACTTAGTAAG CCCGGACGCCAATCATACAATACGATTTCCTCCGTACCACCGCGTCCATTCGAAGACAACTACTTCACTCCTCACCACCAAAGCACTTGGCACAGAAAGGAATTCATCACAGTCTACGACTGCACCAAGAACTTCGAATGAAACATCCATCACGAGTTGGAATGTAACTGACTCCGAAGTGCTCAACGCAACGAATTCCGGTGCGACAACAATACTTACGCCAACGAATAACTCATTTAAAACGCTGCCACACACTGTGAGCAATTCAGCAACAACGACCAGCGCTTCCCCCACTAACCCGGCCTCGGCCACGACTGTATCGACACACACAACAACGTCTCCTCAAAATAGCACGCATGAAACCGACCACAATTTCACTTCAACGATACCCCCACTGCGAAAGGGGTCTTCCACATCGGTCGCCGTTCCAACAACGGAATACGACCTTACGACAAACGTATCAAGCAACCCAACAAATTCAACTGTTCCAGAAATGTCTCACGTACCCACATCCACGTCTACAGCGTCCGCCGAGGGACTCTTCAATCTCAATACGAGTACAAGGTACAATACAACGCAATCAGAAACAACAGCAACCGCAGGTGAAGAAGCGGTCACCTTCCCTTCTGTGCACACGCCTTCGTACAACGTCGTCTGCATCTTCAACCACACCAGCTACAAACGCAAAGCGCCGATGGCCTTCCTTGCTGCTCATATCCCTGCACCGTATTGCAGCCACCTGGTGTATTCATCCGCAATGATAGCACCAGATTCCACAATCAAGGCACGCGACGCAAAGCACGACGAGCACGAAGACGGTTTCTTAAGCGCCCTGATGTTGAAGAACACGTATCCGCATTTGCGCGTTCTCATACACATCGGCAGCACGTCCAACGATTCGGAGGTGCTCGGACGCATCTGCAGCACGACAGACGGCAGAAGGACGTTTGCGGATAACGTGAGGACGTGGCTTGTGCGTCGCGAATATGACGGGATTGTCCTGGACTGGCGTCATTACGAATCGACCACCCACTTCAAGGCCCGTTCGGGTTCTGTTGCAGAAGCGTTGCGGCTTGCCTTGAGTACGAAGTACACTTTTTGGATCACGATACCTCACGATAACGAACTCCGCCAACAGTACTTCGATCTATCGCGTCTTTCAGATTCAGTCGACGGATTCCTCGTAATCGGCGACAGCAAAAGTTACGATGCCGAGAGGACTTCATCTCTAGATCTCGTGAATGACGTGCTTCAAATGCGGCACAGCGGGACTGCTGGGATGTCGAACGCGATCTACAAGAAGGTTTGCTTCCCGTTGCCCATAGGAGGCAGGTCGTACACGTTAGCGAACGCGACACAACAGGGCGTCAATTCCGAAGTGTCTGGTCCGGGCCTACCTGGACCCTACACAGAGACGCCAGGACTGCTGGCGTACTACGAGATCTGTAGCCGCAACTGGACCACTGAAGTGCACGAAACGTTCGAGTCGTACACTGCAGAGGGCAATCAGTGGGTAGGCTTCCTCGATGTTGCAAACATTGAAAAGATTTTGTGGATGGTCATATGGAAGCACCGATCGTCTTGTATTAGCATATGGGACGTTTCCTTGGACGATTTTCGTGGAGTATGCGGAGAAAGGTACCCCTTGAGCAAGGCAGTGGCAGGTTGGAAAGTTAGAAACCAAGATAATAGGAGACACCAACACAAATAA
- the LOC135401305 gene encoding endochitinase-like, with amino-acid sequence MPQPRLHSSPPRNSYGMHIGGYPYDDGRNYYSRPIPELLGSLPINAPERPRPLRFKPTAFHALAAIGVVGVFLAAYMGLSGRNTSESEMHRPYPENRHTGREPYIRKMDIRQANPVMEPLTATASIHRSSPNETSLNISNGSSQTPEVLGPKVTYEELFSFPTPVPTTLYRVACVFNHTSYRRKEPMSFRVGHIPGPYCSHVVYYSIGIASDFSLQPRDKDFDVVRDGFNKFAHLKRIYPHLSVLIAIGGLPSDSKLLSDICHTQEAMAAFAVNVQTWLSRYEYDGILLDWRTYTKSFRSHMRSLLEVLRQAFGPSYSIWLAVPNDHELRKRYFNVARVSQYVDKFFVIPEVTQSKLTNTPLVPDLLNDVLDVRHHLVTGDGGKLYNKFCFAMHIGGRSYTLVQELADGSNAVVSDYGIRGPYTDYPGLLAYYEFCNANWSVRTHGAFESYMSEGRQWVGYLDVPNIVKVLKMALWKHRASCVGVWDVSLDDFRGVCGERFVLTRAVAGWKAYGRSNAGLFEK; translated from the exons ATGCCTCAACCACGTCTGCACAGCTCTCCTCCACGCAACTCTTATGGCATGCATATCGGTGGCTACCCCTATGATGACGGTCGAAATTACTACAGCCGACCAATTCCGGAACTGCTTGGAAGCCTCCCCATTAATGCACCAGAGAGGCCACGTCCCCTTCGGTTCAAACCGACGGCCTTCCACGCGCTTGCCGCCATAGGTGTCGTCGGAGTGTTCCTGGCAGCGTATATGGGACTGTCCGGACGTAATACCTCTGAGAGCGAAATGCATCGACCGTACCCAGAGAACAGACACACTGGAAGGGAGCCATATATAAG AAAAATGGACATTCGCCAGGCAAACCCAGTCATGGAACCCCTTACGGCAACGGCATCCATACACCGGAGTTCACCGAACGAGACATCGTTGAACATCAGCAATGGGTCCAGCCAAACACCTGAAGTACTGGGCCCTAAAGTAACATACGAAGAATTATTTTCATTTCCTACGCCTGTTCCCACAACGTTGTATCGGGTGGCGTGCGTCTTCAACCACACCAGCTACAGACGGAAAGAGCCCATGTCATTTCGCGTTGGTCACATTCCAGGCCCCTACTGCAGTCACGTCGTCTACTACTCTATAGGTATAGCGTCGGATTTTTCCTTGCAACCGAGAGACAAAGACTTCGATGTTGTGCGAGATGGTTTCAACAAATTCGCACATCTAAAACGTATCTATCCCCACCTATCAGTCCTAATTGCCATAGGAGGTCTTCCCTCGGACTCGAAGCTCCTGAGTGACATATGCCACACGCAGGAAGCCATGGCTGCTTTTGCTGTAAATGTGCAGACTTGGCTGTCCCGGTACGAGTATGACGGGATACTGTTAGACTGGAGGACGTACACGAAGTCCTTCAGGTCACACATGCGCTCCCTACTAGAAGTGCTTCGGCAAGCGTTCGGCCCGTCGTATTCCATCTGGTTGGCAGTCCCTAACGACCATGAACTGCGCAAGAGATATTTCAACGTCGCGCGTGTCTCTCAATACGTCGACAAATTCTTCGTGATTCCAGAGGTTACCCAGAGTAAGCTTACGAATACACCGCTGGTCCCAGATTTGCTGAATGACGTCTTGGACGTACGACACCATTTGGTGACGGGCGACGGTGGAAAACTATACAACAAATTCTGTTTTGCAATGCACATTGGAGGCCGATCGTACACGCTCGTCCAGGAACTGGCGGACGGTTCGAATGCGGTCGTGTCCGACTACGGGATACGTGGGCCGTACACAGACTATCCTGGGTTGCTGGCCTACTACGAGTTCTGCAACGCAAACTGGAGCGTGAGGACGCACGGCGCCTTTGAATCGTATATGTCTGAAGGACGTCAGTGGGTGGGATACCTAGATGTCCCTAACATCGTCAAGGTGCTGAAGATGGCTCTCTGGAAGCACAGGGCGTCTTGTGTTGGTGTCTGGGACGTGTCCTTGGACGACTTCAGAGGAGTCTGCGGAGAAAGGTTCGTGCTCACACGTGCTGTGGCTGGCTGGAAAGCGTACGGCCGTTCTAATGCGGGTCTTTTCGAAAAATGA
- the LOC135400616 gene encoding uncharacterized protein LOC135400616: MRTHRTPSVFMATSAPDSSSSSRRSSSEHPNTTTTSNDTGARSTKRMITDDLSNQRRVSSPPGYAYFLCMGVVFTIVICLYFAFGGPSYYTKIVSADPSPIILDTRHFRTTTFFPRRRMQLTRRGRRLSENYLGLPNSVTTTPRMLAGAAWTDNVRKTNQSTARPRPTRIVSTVTRARIVGMSSASTVTSSRISRAHVPSTEIYGLRRSAHGGSRDPPQYSVVCQFNHTSYKRKKPMAFRAEDVPLRYCSHVVYSSVQIEADLSLSSIGNKSLNETAMKMRHPHTSILTAIGARHSRADVINRMCTTRGHIFSFAATLDKWLRQRSYDGILLDFRYNSEGSIKDCMTSLMAAIRHKIRRNVSLWLALSADDDKIERQFDFHNLARYVDMFFVLPDMKEGGPRSIHSFPDVISAVSRLQRSLQKEESIMAQFCFALHIGGRSYTLTDKYDGKGPTVPFGTGSPGYYTDRAGLLAYYEICSKNWTQDVRHAFFSYVAEDDQWIEYLSPSNIERTLEVILGDRVMSCIGISDVSLDDFAGVCGEKFKLTKTVAGSTIGIAHADICCYPLCLPFDMHDRRALVPPAQQISPIYDYNVGDVSHHTNMYGIIPKIGSFPPDMQNRSHSDRYKSTVFHAIVCIGAIFVLLMVYLAIVGRRYYGMSDNDVNRPYTELNVEGAPYVSGMNLRPPNAANLATAASESTTRPSQSPENATTNASGMISETYVYTSSDVRSTTVRGKNSTSEEIFSFPTASGPTSHSVACIFNHTSYRRRKPMAFRVGHIPAPYCSHIIYYSAGIGQDFSVISRDRDFDIVQDGFNKFAHLKRIYPHLSVLVAIGGQLSDSKRLSAICQSQETMAIFAINVKTWLSQYDYDGVVIHWQHFLTFYKAYLHSLLKVLRQAFGPYHSIWLAVPDDHELRRRYFNVPSLAPFVDKFFVVPQVMEGKLSNKTLFPDLLSDVLNVRHSLAESDRQNLYNKFCFGMYIGGKSYTLVHATVSGDNAVVAGHGEPGPYTRSPGMLAYYEFCDRKFATTVRGTLESHVAERDQWICYLDAANIVKVLWVALWKHRASCVGVWDVTLDDFRGVCGQRFVLTRAVAGWKAYDRARTYSTTVDMPAEVQTLIRDTSDVNRTPPGCGCLVLMSMLIIIMLCVFLAFGGRSYYSKSSTSEPSLIPHGNKSHLDDSSDGTTDGVLYLRTNARAATSLVRRNELKLRSASPNHSKTTTSSKTRTSTPLIIEDQNTTSAGVTGATGVTTKDELLSKTFSTMGYAVKSQNQAALPTRVPPSYRVVCRYNHSSYRRKWPMTFGPEDIPARYCSHVVCSSAYVTSDYTLVSVDDVELNETANCTELKRKHPHIFILIAIEPDTTAPDVVDSMCKVKEGIAEFARNVRSWFARSKCDGVLLDLRQRHERSLKDRFTSLVAAVRHKISSNHSLWLTIPNDDGNRQQFYDLHNLARYVDNFFIFSQPGDDALASMHAFPVIINDVHQMRHRLEIQADTSFINKFCFALSVGGTSYTLRRRYNYGTSRYSEHVWMEPAGPGGPGPYTDHAGLLAYYEICTRNWTAEVHHAFFSYVTWKNMWVEYLDPSNIERILDAIVGGREMSCIGISDVSLDDFRGVCGEEFALTKAVAGWRRYVADTGTQ; encoded by the exons ATGCGTACTCATCGAACTCCATCAGTGTTCATGGCTACCAGTGCGCCGGACTCCTCCAGTTCCTCCCGCCGTAGCTCCTCTGAACATCCTAACACCACCACAACCAGCAACGACACCGGTGCACGCTCCACAAAGAGAATGATTACCGATGACTTGAGCAACCAACGCCGTGTTTCTTCTCCACCTGGATACGCGTATTTCCTCTGCATGGGTGTCGTGTTCACAATCGTAATCTGTCTATATTTCGCCTTCGGTGGTCCATCGTACTACACCAAGATCGTTTCAGCTGACCCGTCACCAATTATCCTCGACACCAGGCACTTTCGGACCACCACTTTTTTTCCCAGGAG ACGGATGCAACTAACACGAAGGGGACGCCGTCTCAGCGAGAATTACTTGGGACTACCTAACAGCGTGACCACAACTCCTCGGATGCTAGCGGGCGCAGCCTGGACAGACAACGTACGCAAGACGAATCAAAGTACCGCCCGGCCGAGACCCACTCGAATTGTCAGCACCGTAACAAGGGCACGGATCGTAGGAATGTCCTCAGCGAGCACCGTTACCTCTTCGAGAATTTCAAGAGCACATGTACCCTCAACAGAAATTTATGGACTGAGGAGATCAGCCCATGGCGGCTCTCGAGACCCTCCACAATACAGTGTCGTTTGCCAATTCAATCATACCAGCTATAAGCGCAAAAAACCCATGGCTTTTCGTGCTGAAGACGTACCATTGCGATATTGTAGTCACGTTGTTTACTCTTCAGTGCAGATTGAAGCGGATCTGTCACTCTCCTCGATTGGCAACAAAAGTCTGAACGAAACTGCAATGAAAATGAGACATCCTCACACGTCCATTCTCACAGCAATAGGAGCGCGTCACTCCAGAGCAGATGTCATTAATCGAATGTGCACAACAAGAGGACATATCTTCAGTTTTGCGGCGACGCTTGACAAATGGTTACGGCAGCGGTCATACGACGGAATTTTGCTGGACTTTCGGTACAACTCCGAAGGCAGCATCAAGGACTGCATGACTTCGTTAATGGCAGCCATACGGCACAAAATACGGCGTAATGTTTCATTGTGGCTCGCCCTCTCGGCGGACGACGATAAGATCGAACGCCAATTCGATTTCCACAACCTTGCTCGTTACGTCGACATGTTCTTCGTTCTTCCAGACATGAAAGAGGGTGGCCCAAGAAGTATTCATTCATTTCCAGACGTAATCAGTGCCGTTAGCCGACTGCAACGTAGTTTACAGAAGGAAGAATCGATTATGGCGCAGTTCTGCTTTGCTTTGCATATTGGAGGCAGGTCATACACGCTCACTGATAAGTATGACGGCAAAGGTCCAACGGTGCCCTTTGGGACTGGTAGTCCTGGTTACTATACTGACCGTGCTGGTTTGCTGGCTTACTACGAAATCTGCAGCAAAAACTGGACGCAGGACGTTCGCCACGCGTTTTTCTCCTACGTAGCAGAAGACGATCAGTGGATTGAGTACCTTAGTCCTTCTAACATTGAGAGGACTCTCGAAGTGATCCTAGGGGACAGGGTGATGTCTTGTATTGGAATAAGTGACGTGTCTTTGGACGACTTCGCAGGCGTGTGCGGCGAAAAGTTTAAGCTTACAAAGACTGTAGCTGGGTCGACGATAGGCATAGCACATGCCGATATA TGTTGCTACCCTCTTTGCCTACCGTTCGATATGCATGACAGACGCGCCTTGGTGCCTCCTGCACAACAGATCTCCCCGATATATGATTACAATGTAGGTGACGTCAGTCACCACACCAATATGTACGGCATAATCCCAAAAATCGGCAGCTTTCCCCCTGACATGCAGAACAGGTCGCACTCCGACCGGTACAAATCAACAGTCTTCCACGCCATCGTGTGTATCGGCGCCATCTTCGTTCTTTTGATGGTGTACCTGGCTATAGTCGGTCGTCGTTACTACGGTATGTCTGACAACGACGTCAATCGGCCGTACACGGAGTTGAATGTCGAAGGCGCACCGTACGTCAG CGGTATGAATCTACGACCTCCTAATGCAGCGAACTTGGCCACGGCAGCCTCAGAATCTACAACGAGACCGTCACAATCCCCAGAGAACGCCACGACCAACGCAAGTGGAATGATAAGTGAAACATACGTGTACACATCATCAGACGTCAGGTCTACCACGGTGCGAGGGAAGAACAGCACGTCAGAGGAGATATTTTCGTTCCCCACAGCAAGCGGTCCAACGTCGCACAGTGTGGCGTGCATATTCAACCACACAAGTTACAGACGAAGAAAGCCCATGGCATTTCGCGTCGGTCACATCCCTGCGCCGTACTGCAGTCACATCATCTATTACTCAGCCGGAATAGGGCAAGATTTTTCTGTAATTTCCCGCGATCGAGACTTCGACATTGTCCAAGATGGGTTCAACAAGTTCGCGCATCTCAAGAGGATCTATCCACACCTCTCTGTCCTGGTAGCCATCGGAGGACAACTCTCCGATTCGAAGCGCCTGAGTGCCATATGTCAGTCGCAAGAAACTATGGCCATTTTCGCGATCAACGTGAAAACGTGGCTGTCCCAGTATGACTACGATGGTGTCGTCATACACTGGCAGCACTTCTTGACATTCTACAAGGCCTATCTGCATTCCCTGTTGAAGGTGCTGCGTCAAGCCTTCGGTCCTTATCATTCCATCTGGCTGGCAGTCCCCGACGACCACGAACTTCGTCGGAGGTACTTCAACGTCCCAAGCCTCGCCCCGTTCGTCGACAAGTTCTTCGTGGTTCCGCAAGTAATGGAAGGCAAGCTTTCTAACAAAACATTGTTCCCGGACCTACTGAGCGACGTTTTAAACGTGCGACATAGTTTGGCAGAAAGTGACAGGCAGAACCTCTACAACAAATTCTGCTTCGGTATGTACATCGGAGGCAAATCGTACACGCTGGTTCACGCTACTGTGAGTGGGGACAACGCTGTCGTAGCTGGACACGGGGAGCCAGGACCGTACACGAGATCTCCCGGAATGTTGGCATATTACGAGTTCTGCGATCGGAAGTTTGCCACAACTGTACGCGGGACTCTTGAATCGCACGTAGCCGAAAGAGACCAGTGGATCTGCTATCTAGACGCTGCCAATATAGTGAAGGTGCTTTGGGTAGCGCTCTGGAAGCACAGAGCATCTTGCGTTGGCGTGTGGGACGTCACCCTGGACGATTTCAGGGGGGTATGTGGGCAGAGGTTCGTACTTACCCGCGCTGTGGCTGGTTGGAAGGCATACGACC GAGCTCGAACGTACTCGACCACCGTCGACATGCCTGCCGAAGTGCAGACACTGATTCGAGATACTTCTGACGTAAATCGTACTCCACCAGGCTGTGGCTGCCTGGtactcatgagcatgctcatcATAATCATGCTGTGTGTATTCTTGGCTTTTGGCGGCCGTTCGTATTACTCAAAGAGTAGCACAAGTGAACCATCGCTAATTCCGCATGGCAACAAGTCTCATTTGGATGACAG TTCTGACGGCACTACCGACGGGGTACTCTACCTAAGGACCAACGCCAGGGCTGCCACTAGCCTCGTCAGAAGAAACGAGCTGAAACTACGGTCAGCATCACCGAACCATAGCAAAACGACAACCAGCTCTAAAACACGTACATCGACGCCACTCATCATAGAGGACCAAAACACAACCAGTGCGGGTGTTACGGGAGCCACTGGAGTTACCACCAAAGACGAGCTCTTGTCCAAGACTTTCTCTACAATGGGCTATGCAGTGAAGAGCCAAAACCAAGCGGCACTACCTACTCGAGTTCCACCATCGTACAGAGTAGTTTGCCGCTACAATCATTCCAGCTACAGAAGGAAGTGGCCCATGACGTTTGGGCCGGAAGACATCCCGGCTCGGTACTGCAGCCACGTCGTTTGTTCCTCTGCGTACGTAACGTCAGACTACACCCTCGTTTCAGTTGACGACGTGGAGCTGAATGAAACGGCAAACTGTACCGAACTGAAGCGTAAGCATCCTCATATTTTCATTCTGATAGCAATAGAGCCGGATACAACTGCGCCTGATGTCGTCGACAGTATGTGCAAGGTGAAAGAAGGAATCGCCGAGTTTGCAAGAAATGTTCGTTCGTGGTTTGCACGCTCGAAATGTGACGGAGTTCTCCTAGACTTGAGACAGCGACATGAAAGAAGTTTAAAGGACCGCTTCACGTCCCTCGTAGCTGCCGTGCGCCATAAGATCAGCTCCAACCACTCACTGTGGCTCACCATTCCAAATGACGACGGAAACCGGCAACAATTCTACGATCTCCACAACCTTGCCAGATACGTCGACAACTTCTTCATATTTTCTCAACCTGGAGACGACGCTCTTGCCAGCATGCACGCCTTTCCGGTCATTATCAATGACGTCCATCAAATGCGACATAGGTTAGAAATACAGGCGGATACTTCGTTCATAAACAAATTCTGCTTTGCCCTTTCCGTTGGAGGCACATCATACACGCTAAGACGCAGGTACAACTACGGTACCTCCAGGTACAGCGAGCACGTGTGGATGGAGCCCGCAGGTCCCGGCGGTCCTGGACCGTACACGGACCACGCTGGCTTGTTGGCCTACTACGAGATTTGTACTAGGAACTGGACAGCGGAAGTGCACCATGCGTTCTTCTCTTACGTAACGTGGAAAAATATGTGGGTGGAATATCTCGATCCGTCGAACATTGAAAGAATACTGGATGCTATCGTGGGAGGCCGTGAGATGTCCTGCATAGGAATAAGTGATGTCTCCTTGGACGACTTCAGAGGGGTGTGCGGAGAAGAATTCGCACTTACGAAAGCAGTTGCGGGATGGAGGCGCTACGTTGCAGATACGGGCACACAGTAG